In Rhodoferax sediminis, the sequence GCCTTTTTCATGGGCGGCGGCAAGGCCCTGGTCAACGCCTACTTCCGCAGCGCCGAAAAACTCGGCGTGCAGGTCCGCTACGACACGCCGGTGGTGTCGGTCGAGCTCGACGGCGACCGCTTTGTTGCCGTACGCACTACCAAGGGCGAACGCATCGAAGCGAAAAGCTGTGTGCTGGCCGCCGGCGGCTTCGAATCGAACCGTGAATGGTTGCGCGAAGCCTGGGGCCAGAACGAGCGCGGCGAGTGGCCGTCCGACAATTTTCTGATCCGCGGCACGCGCTTCAACGAAGGCATGCTGCTCAAGCACATGATCGACGCAGGCGCGGACTCTATCGGCGACCCGACGCAAGCCCACATGGTGGCGATCGACGCGCGTGCGCCGCTCTATGACGGCGGCATTTGTACCCGCATCGACTGCGTCTCGCTAGGCGTGGTGGTGAATCGCGAGGGCCAGCGCTTCTACGACGAGGGGGAAGATTTCTGGCCCAAGTGCTACGCCATCTGGGGCCGGCTGGTGGCCCAGCAGCCGGGCCAGATCGGCTACTCCATCATCGACCAGAAGGCGATCGGCCGCTTCATGCCGCCGGTGTTTCCAGGCACCACGGCCAACACGCTGGCCGAGTTGGCCCGCAAGCTCGGGCTGCCCGAGCAGGCCTTCGTCAAGACCGTGGAAGACTACAACGCCGCGTGCCGCCCCGGCAGCTTCGATCACACCGCGCTCGATGACTGCGCTACCTCCGGCCTCGCGCCGGCCAAAACGCACTGGGCGCGGCCGATCAACACGGCGCCGTTCTATGGCTACACCCTCAAGCCGGGTGTCACCTTCACCTACCTCGGCCTCAAGGTCAACGACCGCGCCGCTGTGCACTTCGGCGGCCGGCCTAGCCCCAACCTCTTCGTTGCGGGCGAAATGATGGCCGGCAACGTGCTCGGCAAGGGCTACACCGCCGGCGTCGGCATGGCCATTGGCACCGCCTTCGGGCGCATCGCCGGCACGCAGGCGGCCGCTGCCGCAAGGAAAGTCGAACATGCAACAGCTTGAAGCCCTGACCCGCGAGGCCAGCGCACTGGCCGGCGGTGGCTACC encodes:
- the tcuA gene encoding FAD-dependent tricarballylate dehydrogenase TcuA, with translation MVDVLVIGGGNAALCAALMAREAGASVLVVEASPREWRGGNSQHTRNLRCMHDAPQDVLIDAYPEEEYWQDLLKVTGGITDEHLARLTIRASSTCRDWMRRHGVHFQPPLSGALHVARTNAFFMGGGKALVNAYFRSAEKLGVQVRYDTPVVSVELDGDRFVAVRTTKGERIEAKSCVLAAGGFESNREWLREAWGQNERGEWPSDNFLIRGTRFNEGMLLKHMIDAGADSIGDPTQAHMVAIDARAPLYDGGICTRIDCVSLGVVVNREGQRFYDEGEDFWPKCYAIWGRLVAQQPGQIGYSIIDQKAIGRFMPPVFPGTTANTLAELARKLGLPEQAFVKTVEDYNAACRPGSFDHTALDDCATSGLAPAKTHWARPINTAPFYGYTLKPGVTFTYLGLKVNDRAAVHFGGRPSPNLFVAGEMMAGNVLGKGYTAGVGMAIGTAFGRIAGTQAAAAARKVEHATA